The following are from one region of the Brienomyrus brachyistius isolate T26 chromosome 4, BBRACH_0.4, whole genome shotgun sequence genome:
- the ttc19 gene encoding tetratricopeptide repeat protein 19, mitochondrial isoform X2, translating to MAACMAQRAFSALPRFFLKRNRCTVLGASAGRLLSFSEATSRSGVARSAASSEPLRLPGTAENSGGSGSRQPSLLWSALAFSLFSKTDDVEDEAKKTEDEIIMLLKRSKLSIIQGEFQAASRTLHQAIRLAHQSHNTQAIIYTYTMMANLAFVQGQLPEAEKLFKAAMSFLLAGGTPEDDNAVVEMSLKLASIYGSQNRHDLAEHGFQFCVESLEAKIDKHKELSSDNLTDEERKDTLLLLGLCLDSRARYLTAMRRLDQARSDYQRALEICRREQGDTHPQTLVLMNDLATVLDMQGRHEEALAQVKNAVVLGEETRFPEQHVLLGNMAGILLHQGQVNESARLYQEALEMAKTAGDNEAVENIQEGLKELDSKRDGQAGQA from the exons ATGGCGGCTTGTATGGCGCAGCGAGCGTTTTCCGCTCTTCCCAGGTTCTTCCTGAAACGGAACCGATGTACTGTCTTGGGAGCTTCGGCTGGCCGGCTGCTGTCTTTTAGCGAAGCAACGTCCCGGTCTGGAGTGGCGAGGTCCGCTGCGAGCAGCGAACCGCTCCGGCTGCCCGGTACCGCTGAGAACTCCGGGGGCTCCGGGTCCCGACAACCTTCACTACTGTGGAGCGCTTTGG CTTTCTCGCTCTTCTCCAAGACTGACGATGTAGAAGATGAAGCTAAGAAGACAGAAGATGAGATCATTATGCTCTTGAAGCGCTCCAAG CTCAGCATCATCCAGGGGGAGTTCCAGGCAGCCAGCAGGACCCTGCACCAAGCCATCCGCCTGGCCCACCAGAGCCACAACACACAGGCTATCATCTACACCTACACAATG ATGGCGAACCTGGCTTTTGTGCAAGGTCAGCTGCCCGAG GCAGAGAAGCTTTTCAAAGCGGCCATGAGCTTCCTGCTGGCTGGGGGCACCCCGGAG GACGACAACGCTGTGGTCGAGATGAGTCTGAAGCTGGCCAGCATATATGGCTCACAGAACCG gcatgACTTGGCAGAGCATGGTTTCCAGTTCTGTGTGGAGTCCCTTGAGGCCAAGATTGACAAGCATAAAGAGCTTTCCTCAGACAATCTTACAG aTGAGGAGCGGAAGGATACGCTGCTGCTTCTGGGCTTGTGTCTGGACTCGCGGGCCCGGTACCTGACTGCCATGCGTCGGTTGGACCAGGCACGGAGTGATTACCAGCGTGCGCTCGAGATCTGCAGGCGAGAGCAAGGCGACACTCACCCACAG ACCCTGGTGCTGATGAATGATCTGGCCAcagtgctggacatgcaggGCCGCCACGAGGAGGCACTGGCCCAGGTGAAGAACGCCGTGGTGCTGGGCGAGGAGACGCGATTCCCTGAGCAGCACGTGCTGCTCGGAAACATGGCAGGCATCCTGCTACACCAGG GTCAGGTGAACGAGTCAGCGCGTCTCTACCAGGAAGCACTGGAGATGGCCAAGACGGCCGGTGACAACGAGGCGGTGGAGAACATTCAGGAAGGGCTGAAGGAGCTGGACAGCAAGCGGGATGGACAGGCGGGCCAGGCCTGA
- the faim2a gene encoding protein lifeguard 2a encodes MNVPTEPPSYTEATAGDKPQGPRGLAGTAQAPPCVPLHPSWAYVHPSPSPGYSNPYASDVSSPYSDPSDSWDGLSGSGWEDKSIRRMFIRKVFAILMLQLMVTFGVVALFTFCEQVRMFVQFHRVLYLASYITFMGTYLVLACSTSARRRHPTNLILLSIFTLAMSYMAGMLASYHNTRVVLLCVGICALVCLGVTLFCFQTKFDFTLCHGLIFSLMMVLMMTGLLLVFTVPFGYIPWLQTAYAGLGALVFTLFLAFDVQLLMGNRRYSLSPEEHVFGALCLYMDIVYIFFFLLQLFGSRE; translated from the exons ATGAATGTGCCCACCGAACCCCCCAGCTACACTGAAGCCACAGCTGGAGACAAGCCTCAGGGCCCTAGAGGTCTGGCGGGCACCGCTCAGGCTCCTCCCTGTGTGCCCCTCCACCCGAGCTGGGCGTACGTGCACCCCAGCCCCA GCCCGGGCTACTCTAACCCCTATGCCTCTGATGTGTCTTCACCGTACTCGGACCCCAGCGACAGCTGGGACGGGCTCAGCGGGAGCGGCTGGGAGGACAAAAGCATCCGGCGCATGTTTATCCGTAAG GTGTTTGCCATCCTGATGCTCCAGCTGATGGTAACCTTCGGCGTCGTGGCTCTCTTCACATTCTG CGAGCAGGTCaggatgtttgtgcagttcCACCGTGTGCTGTATCTGGCCTCTTA CATCACCTTCATGGGGACGTACCTGGTGCTGGCGTGCAGCACGAGTGCTAG ACGACGTCATCCCACCAACCTCATACTTCTGAGCATCTTT ACCTTGGCGATGTCCTACATGGCAGGGATGCTGGCCAG CTACCACAACACCCGGGTGGTGCTGCTCTGCGTTGGGATCTGTGCCTTGGTCTGCTTGGGGGTCACACTCTTCTGCTTCCAGACGAAG TTTGACTTCACTCTCTGCCACGGCTTGATCTTCTCCCTCATGATGGTGCTGATGATGACCGGGCTGCTGCTGGTCTTCACCGTGCCTTTCGGCTAC ATTCCCTGGCTGCAGACAGCTTACGCAGGACTGGGGGCACTGGTCTTCACTCTG TTCCTGGCCTTCGACGTGCAGCTCCTGATGGGGAACCGGCGGTACTCCCTGAGCCCGGAGGAGCATGTGTTCGGCGCGCTCTGCCTCTACATGGACATCGTCTACATCTTCTTCTTCCTGTTGCAGCTGTTCGGGAGCCGTGAGTGA
- the ttc19 gene encoding tetratricopeptide repeat protein 19, mitochondrial isoform X1, giving the protein MAACMAQRAFSALPRFFLKRNRCTVLGASAGRLLSFSEATSRSGVARSAASSEPLRLPGTAENSGGSGSRQPSLLWSALAAFSLFSKTDDVEDEAKKTEDEIIMLLKRSKLSIIQGEFQAASRTLHQAIRLAHQSHNTQAIIYTYTMMANLAFVQGQLPEAEKLFKAAMSFLLAGGTPEDDNAVVEMSLKLASIYGSQNRHDLAEHGFQFCVESLEAKIDKHKELSSDNLTDEERKDTLLLLGLCLDSRARYLTAMRRLDQARSDYQRALEICRREQGDTHPQTLVLMNDLATVLDMQGRHEEALAQVKNAVVLGEETRFPEQHVLLGNMAGILLHQGQVNESARLYQEALEMAKTAGDNEAVENIQEGLKELDSKRDGQAGQA; this is encoded by the exons ATGGCGGCTTGTATGGCGCAGCGAGCGTTTTCCGCTCTTCCCAGGTTCTTCCTGAAACGGAACCGATGTACTGTCTTGGGAGCTTCGGCTGGCCGGCTGCTGTCTTTTAGCGAAGCAACGTCCCGGTCTGGAGTGGCGAGGTCCGCTGCGAGCAGCGAACCGCTCCGGCTGCCCGGTACCGCTGAGAACTCCGGGGGCTCCGGGTCCCGACAACCTTCACTACTGTGGAGCGCTTTGG CAGCTTTCTCGCTCTTCTCCAAGACTGACGATGTAGAAGATGAAGCTAAGAAGACAGAAGATGAGATCATTATGCTCTTGAAGCGCTCCAAG CTCAGCATCATCCAGGGGGAGTTCCAGGCAGCCAGCAGGACCCTGCACCAAGCCATCCGCCTGGCCCACCAGAGCCACAACACACAGGCTATCATCTACACCTACACAATG ATGGCGAACCTGGCTTTTGTGCAAGGTCAGCTGCCCGAG GCAGAGAAGCTTTTCAAAGCGGCCATGAGCTTCCTGCTGGCTGGGGGCACCCCGGAG GACGACAACGCTGTGGTCGAGATGAGTCTGAAGCTGGCCAGCATATATGGCTCACAGAACCG gcatgACTTGGCAGAGCATGGTTTCCAGTTCTGTGTGGAGTCCCTTGAGGCCAAGATTGACAAGCATAAAGAGCTTTCCTCAGACAATCTTACAG aTGAGGAGCGGAAGGATACGCTGCTGCTTCTGGGCTTGTGTCTGGACTCGCGGGCCCGGTACCTGACTGCCATGCGTCGGTTGGACCAGGCACGGAGTGATTACCAGCGTGCGCTCGAGATCTGCAGGCGAGAGCAAGGCGACACTCACCCACAG ACCCTGGTGCTGATGAATGATCTGGCCAcagtgctggacatgcaggGCCGCCACGAGGAGGCACTGGCCCAGGTGAAGAACGCCGTGGTGCTGGGCGAGGAGACGCGATTCCCTGAGCAGCACGTGCTGCTCGGAAACATGGCAGGCATCCTGCTACACCAGG GTCAGGTGAACGAGTCAGCGCGTCTCTACCAGGAAGCACTGGAGATGGCCAAGACGGCCGGTGACAACGAGGCGGTGGAGAACATTCAGGAAGGGCTGAAGGAGCTGGACAGCAAGCGGGATGGACAGGCGGGCCAGGCCTGA